CTACTTGTTGATAGGTGCTATAGAGAGGAAATCGTGACTATCACGACTTCAAATCTGTCCCTAGAGCAGATTGATCAAAGAATCGATCCGCGCATTGCCTCTCGATTGTCTGAAGGAAAAATTATCCGATTGGACATGCCTGACTTCAGAAGGAAGCGATCGTGAGATTCAGGAAATTCGAATGAAACGTACACAGCAGATCGAAAGAAGTGATGCTATGCTTGTTTGACCTCACGCCAGCTTGAGCAGCGAGATTGTGCTGGCCGTATCTGAATATGAAACAGCCCACCGACTGTCACTGCAGTAGCGGGCTGAAACCTCGATGAAAATGACGTAGAAGATTACATTATTTCCCGAGAGGCACGTTTGATTTTACCGATATATTTGGAAAAGTCAACGGCTGTTCACGGGAGTGAAAGGACGTTCAATATGAACGAAAATACAATCGAAAAGAATCCCATGCTCCAAGCGGCGCTGAGGGCATTGGAAAGTAACCTGCACCCAGTACCAGTAGAAAAGAACGGTGAGTACTCCCTCGTTCCATGGGAGAAGTACAGAACCACACGTCCTACAAGAGAGGAAGTAATCGAGTGGTTCTCAGGACAACAGGATGCCATCTTGGGCATCATCACCGGCACATTCTTCGGAATTATGGCTATCGAACTAGAAAGAGGTCATGATCCGTGGCCACCTCCAGGATGTGAGCTCATTAGCTCGTGTGTCGTGGAAACGCCAGATGGAACACTGCAATATTACTATATGTCAGGATCCGGAATCAAAACCTGCTACGGAGAGATCGCACGAGGAGTTAATGTTCTGGAGAAAGGAGGCTATATAATTATTCCACCGTCCCATGTCAACGGGAACCCGTACCGATATAGAAAGGGCTCCATTGAAGTGGCCGGGTATATTCCGCCCTATTGGCTTGATGAAAAGTTGAAGATGATCAGGAAAAAGCAAGGTCGTAAGGTAATATTCGACTCAAATGGAGCAAGGATAATGCGCAAGAAGAGAAGAAAGAAGAAATCCTTGGATTACCCGAAGTACTTTGAGAATCCCTTATTCAAACGCCCTGAGAACGGATAAGCGATTCCAGCAAGAGGTTGAATCGACCTTTGACCTATGCTACGGGGCTCGGCACATTCTGCGTCCAAGCCCCGTAGCCGACCCATGAGTCGGCTCTTCCCTTTTCCATCAAAAACCTTCACCACCCTGGTGAGTTCTCACGTCTCAGAGCATTCTGGAAGGAGATATCATCCCCGATATTCTGGATCCTGAGGAACTAGCGGCTATCGATTAGATTCCTCCGCATGTTGGTATCCTGACAGTTGAGTGGCCGCGGAGAGGGCTGGGGAGGCTATTCTGGTCTATAACCGATTCAACAGTAATAATTTGTACGCGGCGGGGCTGAAAGAACCAGCTTGGCTGCATCCTGAACACAGTGTCAGCTAAATCACCAGATCCTATTGATTGAAAATGTTCCCGCGGTGATAGTCGAGGTACCTCTTCTGTCCTGTCGAGAAAGAACCTACGTTCATAGGCAACTCAATCGACCACCTATCTAGAACCGACTGATCTAGTTTCTCAGCCAAAAGAACTGTCCCATCATCTTTAAAACTTATGAAACCCCTATCAAACAGGTGATCCACGTGAGGAGACAGCAGTAGTCCGTTCTCCCCATCCAGTCGTTCCTTGTTGTTCGAATCTCTCCAGGGCTTAATGTGACTTGCTCGAAGATGGTGCTTCTGGGTTATTCCTGTGATTCGACACCGGTCCTCTATCGATTCGAGACGAGTACGGAACACTCCCTGTCCTCGGCGGGACTTCACCATCTGTTCTTTTTCAGTATTTGTGATTGTATCAGATATCCGAATATCATTCTCAATCTCATCGTCTGTAATGTTCTGTAACGATTCGTAGCGGAGGCCCTGAACGATCTCATCTGCCTCAGGGCCTATCAAGTTCACTAACGCCCCAGCCATCTCTTTCGGGATCTCAGCCAGATAAGTGTTCTGAATACCGTCACCAGTCTTTTGAAGAGGTGAATATTTATCAGGCAGGGTTGGTATGATCAGATCAATATGATCCTTCGGCCTTATCTTCTTTTTCAGCTCATGGTATTCCACGCTCACATACCAGCCATCTTTGTCCCAATTCTCCCCTGACTGTCCGAACTCCATCGGCTTGTCAGATCCAACGGCCTTTGATTGAATAATTCCTATGGCCGGTATCCTTGCACCCTTGAACGAAAAAACGATATCCCCAGGGCTCACCTTTGTCATGTTATCGTAGGAATGACTTCTGTGACCGTTTTTCTTTAGCTTTGGAGACCACAAATAACCGCCTTCAACTTCGTGCTTGTACGTCTGGTTCTGATTTACCCACCAATATCTCGGGTTCCTCAGCTTTTTGACTTGAACATGATTCTCAAGAATCAGCCTTGGAGCCTTTAGTATTGCTTCGACAGTATCATCCGATAACCAATAGGTTGTCTTTCCAACGAGGGCAGTTTCTGGGAATGAATGTTTCTCCTCTTTAGTTCGCGCCACAGCATACTTCCACGAAACCGGCAATGTGTGCCTGTATGGTTCTCCTCCAGACCAAAGATATTTTTCAGAAGTATACTTATATGGACCTTCAATCACGCCCACTATTAGCCTTTTATTGACACTATCAACCGTCACAACATGGTCTCCAGGTTTGGCTGTGATGGAAAACTCGATAATCTCTGCATAATGTTTCTTTACACTACCGTCCTTCTTTACACCTTCTTTAGGGTATGCTTCGATTAAAAGCCTCTCGAGTTCTCCTTCTGATTTAATAGACGATAAATCAGCTAGTTTCTTCCATCCAACTGCAACTATTCCAAGAGAGAGAAACTCATCGGCTAATTCATTTTTGTGACCAGCTCGAACAAATAATATAGAATTCATAGCACACTCACCACCATACGATTTTGAATCATTTTTCTTCATATCTTTTCAAATAGGTTTCAACTAGAAACAGAGCCATCGCTCCAGCAAGGTTCACTGCTAATCGTGCGTGCCTTGATGTAGGCCTCACATGCTTTTGGCCTTTCCCGTGGGCATCACCAAGCTTGTTCCTGATAGACCCTAATCCGTTCACGATAGAGGAACACCCACCAAGAATCTGTTTAAAGAGGGGTTCAGCATGTTGACTGGGAGACAGGTTCAGTTCTTTAGCAACTGACTTATAAAGTTTGGGTAACTCAACCTTCCCTGCATCATATACAATTCCCAGTTCATCAAGAATGTGTTTGCACACAGATTCAAGAAGGGATCTTGCTGCAGTAATAGCCCCTTCGGGATCATTATCTTGTCGTCGAATCATACTCCGCCATGCACGATTGACGCTAGATCTGTCAAATGATGTTAGCCCCTCTGAAATGTCCGTTTCCGCTGGGAACTGCTCTCCCTTTTCACAATAAGCGAGAAGTTTTTCAAATTCCGACCAAAGAAATGCTCGTCGTTCGGCATATGTATCAAACTTATTCTTGATGTATCGCCAGAATCGTTCAAGTGACCGCTGTCTTGCAAACCAAGATGGTAGTAGCTTTGCTTGAGAATCCTGA
Above is a genomic segment from Candidatus Latescibacterota bacterium containing:
- a CDS encoding HNH endonuclease; its protein translation is MKKNDSKSYGGECAMNSILFVRAGHKNELADEFLSLGIVAVGWKKLADLSSIKSEGELERLLIEAYPKEGVKKDGSVKKHYAEIIEFSITAKPGDHVVTVDSVNKRLIVGVIEGPYKYTSEKYLWSGGEPYRHTLPVSWKYAVARTKEEKHSFPETALVGKTTYWLSDDTVEAILKAPRLILENHVQVKKLRNPRYWWVNQNQTYKHEVEGGYLWSPKLKKNGHRSHSYDNMTKVSPGDIVFSFKGARIPAIGIIQSKAVGSDKPMEFGQSGENWDKDGWYVSVEYHELKKKIRPKDHIDLIIPTLPDKYSPLQKTGDGIQNTYLAEIPKEMAGALVNLIGPEADEIVQGLRYESLQNITDDEIENDIRISDTITNTEKEQMVKSRRGQGVFRTRLESIEDRCRITGITQKHHLRASHIKPWRDSNNKERLDGENGLLLSPHVDHLFDRGFISFKDDGTVLLAEKLDQSVLDRWSIELPMNVGSFSTGQKRYLDYHRGNIFNQ
- a CDS encoding bifunctional DNA primase/polymerase, producing MNENTIEKNPMLQAALRALESNLHPVPVEKNGEYSLVPWEKYRTTRPTREEVIEWFSGQQDAILGIITGTFFGIMAIELERGHDPWPPPGCELISSCVVETPDGTLQYYYMSGSGIKTCYGEIARGVNVLEKGGYIIIPPSHVNGNPYRYRKGSIEVAGYIPPYWLDEKLKMIRKKQGRKVIFDSNGARIMRKKRRKKKSLDYPKYFENPLFKRPENG
- a CDS encoding abortive infection family protein: MDELKTDYDRADCLVNILIDRATAQITDEETFQALRTYFMSQDSQAKLLPSWFARQRSLERFWRYIKNKFDTYAERRAFLWSEFEKLLAYCEKGEQFPAETDISEGLTSFDRSSVNRAWRSMIRRQDNDPEGAITAARSLLESVCKHILDELGIVYDAGKVELPKLYKSVAKELNLSPSQHAEPLFKQILGGCSSIVNGLGSIRNKLGDAHGKGQKHVRPTSRHARLAVNLAGAMALFLVETYLKRYEEK